Proteins encoded in a region of the Saccharothrix ecbatanensis genome:
- a CDS encoding DDE-type integrase/transposase/recombinase, with translation MPTREGWLYLATVIDLHNREVIGHAMAEHMRAELVRDALALAVRRGLTSDDVIFHADRGTQYTSGLFRSALAGHGMRLSVGRTGSCFDCETGSCHQAA, from the coding sequence CTGCCCACGCGGGAGGGCTGGCTCTACCTGGCCACGGTGATCGACCTGCACAACCGCGAGGTCATCGGGCACGCGATGGCGGAGCACATGCGCGCCGAACTGGTCCGCGACGCCCTCGCCCTTGCCGTCCGACGCGGTCTGACCAGCGACGATGTGATCTTTCACGCCGATCGCGGGACTCAATACACCTCTGGGCTGTTCCGCTCCGCGCTCGCTGGTCACGGCATGCGGCTGTCGGTGGGGCGGACCGGGTCGTGCTTCGACTGTGAGACTGGTAGTTGCCACCAGGCGGCCTGA
- a CDS encoding IS110 family transposase: MPSVERDPRLRRVVIGVDTHKHIHVAVALDDIGGRLDTRSFPADQDGYRQLLDWAAGFGAKRLVFGIEGTGSYGADRAGVLAAAGGACLWGVKSQLRGLTCG; this comes from the coding sequence ATGCCCAGTGTGGAGCGCGATCCCAGGTTGCGTCGAGTCGTCATCGGCGTCGACACCCACAAGCACATTCACGTCGCCGTCGCCCTGGACGACATCGGCGGCCGCCTCGACACCCGGTCCTTCCCCGCCGACCAGGACGGCTATCGGCAACTGCTGGACTGGGCCGCCGGGTTCGGCGCGAAGCGGCTCGTGTTCGGCATCGAGGGCACCGGCTCCTACGGCGCTGATCGCGCTGGCGTGCTCGCAGCCGCCGGCGGGGCATGCCTGTGGGGTGTCAAAAGCCAGCTACGTGGTCTGACCTGCGGTTAG
- a CDS encoding Hint domain-containing protein translates to MADGSTKPISEVDIGDKVKATDPTTGETTDRDVVATIVHTDEDDMTRLSVESEDGTTGTVDATSWHPVWVDAEGRFVNIGDLKPGQHLTSAAPCRRSPPSTATPTSNRSTTSPSTASTRTTC, encoded by the coding sequence ATGGCCGACGGATCGACCAAGCCGATCTCCGAAGTCGACATCGGCGACAAGGTCAAGGCAACCGACCCGACCACCGGGGAAACCACCGACCGCGACGTCGTCGCCACCATCGTCCACACCGACGAAGACGACATGACCCGCCTCAGCGTCGAGTCGGAAGACGGCACGACCGGCACCGTGGACGCGACGTCATGGCACCCGGTCTGGGTCGACGCCGAAGGCCGCTTCGTCAACATCGGCGACCTCAAACCCGGCCAGCACCTCACGTCGGCGGCACCTTGCCGACGGTCACCGCCGTCGACCGCTACACCCACTTCGAACCGGTCTACGACCTCACCATCGACGGCGTCCACACGTACTACGTGTTAG
- a CDS encoding DUF4265 domain-containing protein produces MARGAPEVPRALNPTGWSWINQVERWFGFLTDRITTRLANGTTKPIAEVRVGDKVKATDPSTGETTDREVVATIVHDDEDDMARLTVQSEDGSTGTIDATSWHPVWIDTEGRFVNIGDLSESGHSTVRVIIKDDDAKEMVGALLRRFGCSWEIDRAGYLWAIDVPSHVDYAPMKSALLHIADNGNIGIEKSALARAHRHRVDSFGSDH; encoded by the coding sequence GTGGCTCGCGGCGCACCCGAGGTTCCACGTGCACTTAACCCAACCGGCTGGTCGTGGATCAACCAGGTCGAGCGCTGGTTCGGATTCCTCACCGACCGGATAACCACCCGATTGGCGAACGGCACGACCAAGCCGATCGCCGAGGTGAGAGTCGGCGACAAGGTCAAGGCAACCGACCCGTCAACCGGCGAAACCACCGACCGCGAGGTCGTCGCCACCATCGTCCACGACGACGAAGACGATATGGCACGCCTGACCGTCCAGTCGGAAGACGGCTCCACCGGCACCATCGACGCCACCTCCTGGCACCCGGTCTGGATCGACACCGAAGGCCGCTTCGTCAACATCGGCGACCTATCGGAGTCCGGACATTCGACGGTGCGTGTCATCATCAAGGATGATGACGCAAAGGAGATGGTCGGCGCCCTGCTCCGCAGGTTCGGGTGCTCATGGGAGATCGATAGGGCCGGGTACTTGTGGGCAATCGACGTCCCATCACACGTCGATTACGCTCCCATGAAATCCGCTCTCCTCCACATTGCCGATAATGGGAATATCGGCATCGAGAAAAGCGCCCTGGCAAGGGCTCACCGCCACCGGGTCGACTCGTTCGGTTCTGATCACTGA
- a CDS encoding glycoside hydrolase family 15 protein encodes MDEFDEIVRAGTDLRPLRRQDGYLPIADHALIGDGHGCALVGRDGAISWLCVPRFDSAPLVCGLLDPERGGVISLLAQEVVEADQSYLTDTGVVVTTVRTATGVAAITDAFLLHPHARLEEETSPGRGELLRRVRVLSGRVSLRPRVELRGGARVSRSGGGWRLCPHGRDDVELHLSVEQPLALDEVVELDAGRQVDVVLRWAPGSARQERRGRGGVLRDTAEAWRRWANLIHYDGPQGALVRRSALTLKLLDHLPNGAIVAAPTSSLPEEIGGERNWDYRFTWVRDAAFTVYALRRIGLPHEAGQFLSWVLDAVERDGVARVMYTIDGEQPPTEWIDTELAGYRRSTPVRWGNAAAEQTQNDVYGEILDCAYQWSGAGGELDPHLWKRLAVLADTARAKAREPDHGIWEVRSPGRPFTYSVALCQVALDRAARLARKQDLPGDADGWEAEAAALRHLILTEAWDDELGSLTEQLGGGGLDASLLTLPLRRVLPADHPRMIATTRAVADHLDAGDGLLYRYLHERSPDGLAGHEGAFLLCSFWLVDNLAAQGELDRALELYGSLCARAGNLGLLPEEIDPASGAFLGNYPQAFSHIGVISSGINLTRRLNSREHGPRGSTG; translated from the coding sequence GTGGATGAGTTCGACGAGATCGTGCGGGCGGGCACGGACCTGCGACCGCTGCGGCGTCAGGACGGCTACCTGCCGATCGCCGACCACGCCCTGATCGGCGACGGCCACGGCTGCGCCCTCGTGGGGCGTGACGGGGCGATCAGCTGGCTCTGCGTGCCCCGGTTCGACTCCGCGCCGCTGGTCTGCGGGCTGCTGGACCCCGAACGAGGCGGCGTCATCAGCCTGCTGGCGCAGGAGGTGGTCGAGGCGGATCAGTCGTACCTGACCGACACCGGGGTGGTGGTGACCACCGTGCGCACCGCCACAGGCGTGGCCGCGATCACCGACGCGTTCCTGCTACACCCGCACGCCAGGCTGGAGGAGGAGACCTCACCCGGTCGTGGCGAGCTGCTACGCCGCGTCCGGGTGCTGTCCGGGCGGGTGTCGCTGCGCCCCCGGGTCGAGTTGCGGGGCGGCGCGCGAGTCAGCCGCTCGGGTGGCGGCTGGCGCCTGTGCCCCCACGGCCGCGACGACGTCGAACTGCACCTGTCCGTCGAGCAGCCCCTGGCCCTCGACGAGGTGGTCGAACTGGACGCGGGCCGGCAGGTCGACGTGGTGCTGCGCTGGGCACCCGGCTCGGCGCGGCAGGAGCGCCGGGGTCGCGGCGGGGTGCTGCGGGACACCGCCGAGGCGTGGCGGCGCTGGGCCAACCTCATCCACTACGACGGTCCGCAGGGCGCACTGGTGCGCCGGTCGGCGTTGACCCTCAAGCTGCTCGACCACCTGCCCAACGGTGCGATCGTCGCCGCGCCCACCTCCAGCTTGCCTGAGGAGATCGGCGGCGAGCGCAACTGGGACTACCGCTTCACCTGGGTCAGGGACGCGGCCTTCACCGTGTACGCGCTGCGCCGCATCGGCCTGCCCCACGAGGCCGGTCAGTTCCTCAGCTGGGTGCTCGACGCGGTGGAGCGCGACGGGGTGGCACGCGTGATGTACACCATCGACGGTGAACAGCCACCCACCGAGTGGATCGACACCGAGCTGGCAGGCTACCGGCGCTCCACACCGGTCCGGTGGGGCAACGCCGCCGCCGAGCAGACCCAGAACGACGTCTACGGCGAGATCCTGGACTGCGCCTACCAGTGGTCAGGCGCGGGTGGTGAGCTGGACCCCCACCTGTGGAAGCGGCTCGCGGTGCTCGCCGACACCGCACGGGCCAAGGCCCGCGAGCCCGACCACGGCATCTGGGAGGTACGCAGCCCAGGACGCCCGTTCACCTACTCGGTGGCCCTGTGTCAGGTCGCCCTCGACCGCGCCGCCCGTCTGGCCCGCAAGCAGGATCTGCCCGGCGACGCGGACGGCTGGGAGGCCGAGGCAGCGGCATTGCGGCACCTGATCCTGACCGAGGCATGGGACGACGAGCTGGGCTCGCTGACCGAGCAACTCGGCGGCGGCGGCCTCGACGCCAGCCTGTTGACACTCCCCCTGCGCCGCGTCCTGCCCGCCGACCACCCCCGCATGATCGCCACCACCCGTGCCGTCGCCGACCACCTCGACGCCGGTGACGGCCTGCTCTACCGCTATCTGCACGAGCGATCGCCCGACGGACTGGCCGGTCACGAGGGCGCGTTCCTGCTGTGCAGCTTCTGGCTGGTGGACAACCTCGCTGCCCAAGGTGAACTCGACCGGGCGCTGGAGCTCTACGGCTCGCTCTGCGCGCGTGCCGGGAACCTGGGCCTGCTGCCGGAGGAGATCGACCCCGCCAGCGGCGCCTTCCTCGGCAACTACCCGCAGGCGTTCAGCCACATCGGCGTCATCTCCTCAGGCATCAACCTCACCCGCAGACTCAACAGCCGCGAACACGGCCCGCGAGGGAGCACGGGATGA
- the nhaA gene encoding Na+/H+ antiporter NhaA: MADDREVGSGLAQRLVNPLRRFVHDEAAGGVVLLMATVAALVWANSPAAAGYEGLWNFRLTVGAGPVAVTEDLRHWVNDGFMALFFFVVGLEIKRELVVGELRDRRAAALPALAALGGVLLPALLFLLLVGGGPEGRGWGIPLATDIAFAVGVLAVLGSRIPAGAKLFLLSVAIVDDIIAVGIIAVVYTDALDGGWLLAAVGALVVVAVMRWAGVASVAAYVPVGLFVWYATLHSGVHATIAGVVLGLMTPARPVDGRGVLDSLQHNLHPITAFTVVPLFALANAGVDLRGGVLGDAVGSQVAWGVLVGLLVGKVVGIGGVTWLALRLRLGTLPTGMPMRLVWGVAALAGIGFTVSLFIADLAYTDPVLITHAKVGIFAASAVAAVLGSGLLIGLTRRSATAAHGPARTAEKEEDGGG; encoded by the coding sequence TTGGCCGACGACCGCGAAGTCGGTTCCGGTCTGGCGCAGCGCCTGGTGAACCCGCTGCGGCGGTTCGTCCACGACGAGGCCGCGGGCGGTGTTGTGCTGCTGATGGCCACGGTGGCGGCGCTCGTGTGGGCCAACAGCCCTGCGGCGGCGGGTTACGAGGGCTTGTGGAACTTCCGGTTGACCGTGGGGGCCGGTCCCGTGGCGGTGACCGAGGACCTGCGGCATTGGGTCAACGACGGCTTCATGGCGTTGTTCTTCTTCGTCGTCGGCTTGGAGATCAAGCGCGAGCTGGTGGTGGGGGAGCTGCGCGACCGGCGCGCGGCGGCGCTGCCCGCACTGGCCGCCCTGGGCGGTGTGCTGCTCCCGGCGTTGCTGTTCCTGCTGCTGGTCGGCGGTGGGCCGGAGGGGCGGGGATGGGGCATCCCGCTGGCCACCGACATCGCGTTCGCGGTGGGCGTGCTGGCGGTGCTGGGATCGCGCATCCCGGCCGGGGCGAAGCTGTTCCTGCTGTCCGTGGCGATCGTGGACGACATCATCGCGGTGGGGATCATCGCGGTGGTCTACACCGACGCGCTGGACGGGGGGTGGCTGCTCGCGGCGGTGGGTGCTCTGGTCGTGGTCGCGGTGATGCGCTGGGCGGGTGTCGCCTCGGTCGCGGCGTACGTCCCGGTGGGGCTGTTCGTCTGGTACGCGACGCTGCACTCCGGTGTGCACGCCACCATCGCGGGCGTGGTGCTTGGCCTGATGACTCCGGCGCGGCCGGTGGACGGCCGCGGTGTCCTCGACTCCCTCCAGCACAACCTGCACCCGATCACCGCCTTCACCGTCGTGCCCCTGTTCGCCCTGGCCAACGCCGGGGTGGACCTGCGGGGCGGGGTCCTGGGCGACGCGGTGGGCAGCCAGGTGGCATGGGGGGTCCTGGTCGGCCTGCTCGTCGGCAAGGTCGTGGGCATCGGCGGCGTGACGTGGCTGGCGCTGCGCCTGCGCCTGGGCACCCTGCCAACGGGGATGCCGATGCGCCTGGTCTGGGGCGTGGCGGCGCTGGCCGGGATCGGGTTCACCGTCTCGCTGTTCATCGCCGACCTCGCCTACACCGACCCGGTGCTGATCACCCATGCCAAGGTGGGCATCTTCGCCGCCAGCGCCGTGGCCGCCGTCCTCGGCAGCGGCCTGCTGATCGGCCTCACGAGGCGGAGCGCCACCGCCGCACACGGACCGGCCCGAACCGCGGAGAAGGAGGAAGACGGCGGTGGATGA
- a CDS encoding ABC transporter ATP-binding protein has protein sequence MQVDGSSGAGVGRPGPAVRVQGLRKVYGTELQAVTALAGVDAMFERGTFTAVMGPSGSGKSTLLQTAAGLDQPTGGQVWVGDTELSQLSETELTKLRRSKIGFVFQAFNLIGALTVQENIVLPLQLSGKRADATWVRQVVDRVGLTDRLSHRPSELSGGQQQRVAIARALATRPEVIFCDEPTGALDTQTAAEVLSLLRSVVDEAGQTVIMVTHDPVAASYADRVMVLADGRIVHDMPQPGAERIAEHLAMLGRRPRVTQVR, from the coding sequence ATGCAAGTTGACGGGTCTTCTGGTGCGGGCGTTGGCAGGCCCGGGCCGGCTGTGCGGGTTCAGGGCCTGAGAAAGGTCTACGGCACGGAACTGCAGGCGGTGACCGCCCTCGCGGGCGTCGACGCGATGTTCGAGCGCGGAACGTTCACCGCGGTGATGGGGCCGTCCGGTTCGGGCAAGAGCACGTTGTTGCAGACCGCGGCGGGTTTGGACCAGCCGACCGGCGGCCAGGTGTGGGTCGGCGACACGGAGCTGTCGCAACTGTCGGAGACGGAGCTGACGAAGCTGCGGCGGTCGAAGATCGGGTTTGTCTTCCAGGCGTTCAACCTCATCGGAGCGTTGACGGTGCAGGAGAACATCGTGTTGCCGCTGCAACTGTCGGGGAAACGCGCCGACGCCACCTGGGTGCGGCAGGTCGTCGATCGGGTCGGGTTGACCGACCGGCTGTCGCACCGGCCGTCGGAGCTGTCCGGCGGTCAGCAGCAGCGGGTCGCGATCGCGCGGGCGTTGGCGACGCGCCCGGAGGTCATCTTCTGCGACGAACCGACCGGTGCGTTGGACACCCAGACCGCGGCCGAGGTGCTGAGCCTGCTGCGTTCGGTGGTGGACGAGGCGGGGCAGACGGTGATCATGGTGACGCACGACCCGGTGGCGGCGTCGTACGCGGATCGTGTGATGGTGCTGGCCGATGGCCGGATCGTGCACGACATGCCGCAGCCGGGTGCGGAACGCATCGCGGAGCACTTGGCGATGCTGGGCCGCCGTCCGCGCGTGACGCAGGTGCGCTGA